Proteins from a genomic interval of Sphingobacterium lactis:
- a CDS encoding TIM barrel protein yields the protein MKLEQNKIDSHNADLYEKHQKKLAYLQKELPESEEIIKKLQDFQIAIPSWALGTGGTRFGRFSGAGEPGSLEQKIEDVGLLHAINKSSGAISLHIPWDIPQDAEKIKNLAKSYGLKFDAVNSNTFQDQKGQEHSYKFGSLHHVDPNVRNQAIAHNIEVIKYGKDLGSKALTVWLADGSSFPGQLNFREAFQNTLASLQAIYAELPEDWKMFVEYKGFEPNFYSTTIADWGQSLLLANKLGEKAYTLVDLGHHQPNVNIEQIVAILLGENKLGGFHFNDSKYADDDLTAGAIKPYQLFLIFNELVDGLAYQGLDFASSLGWMIDASHNLKDPLLDLMQSVEAIKIAYAQALLVDRKALKIAQQENNVVRAQEILQDAYRTDVRPLLAESRHRNGAALNPVQLFEDLNLRAALIKERGHQGIATGL from the coding sequence GTGAAATTAGAACAAAATAAAATTGATAGCCACAATGCTGACCTATATGAAAAGCATCAAAAGAAATTGGCTTATCTTCAAAAAGAGTTACCGGAATCTGAAGAAATCATTAAGAAATTACAAGATTTCCAAATAGCGATACCAAGCTGGGCATTAGGCACAGGCGGTACCAGGTTTGGTCGTTTTTCAGGAGCGGGTGAGCCAGGTTCTCTGGAACAAAAAATAGAAGACGTGGGATTATTACATGCAATAAATAAAAGCAGCGGAGCGATATCATTACATATTCCATGGGATATCCCCCAAGATGCCGAAAAAATAAAAAATCTTGCCAAATCTTATGGACTAAAATTCGATGCAGTTAACTCCAACACTTTTCAGGATCAAAAAGGGCAGGAGCATAGCTATAAATTTGGCTCCCTTCACCACGTCGATCCAAATGTTAGGAATCAAGCAATAGCCCATAATATTGAAGTTATTAAATATGGAAAAGATTTGGGATCCAAGGCTTTAACCGTTTGGTTGGCTGATGGTTCCTCTTTCCCAGGGCAATTGAATTTTAGGGAGGCCTTTCAGAATACACTTGCATCTTTGCAAGCCATTTATGCTGAATTACCGGAGGATTGGAAGATGTTTGTTGAATATAAAGGTTTTGAACCAAATTTTTATTCTACAACGATTGCTGATTGGGGACAATCCCTTCTTTTAGCAAATAAACTGGGAGAAAAGGCCTACACCTTAGTTGATCTAGGGCATCATCAACCTAATGTTAATATTGAACAGATTGTTGCCATTTTATTAGGCGAGAATAAATTGGGAGGTTTTCATTTCAATGATAGTAAATATGCAGATGATGACCTCACTGCGGGAGCGATTAAACCGTATCAATTGTTTTTGATTTTCAATGAACTTGTGGATGGTTTAGCTTATCAAGGATTAGATTTCGCATCCAGTTTAGGTTGGATGATCGATGCCTCGCATAACCTTAAAGATCCATTGCTTGACCTGATGCAGTCTGTGGAAGCCATTAAAATTGCCTATGCACAAGCTTTACTGGTGGATAGGAAGGCCTTGAAAATTGCACAACAGGAGAACAATGTTGTCCGAGCTCAAGAAATTCTCCAAGATGCGTACAGAACAGATGTTCGACCACTGCTTGCTGAGTCTAGGCATCGGAATGGTGCAGCTCTTAATCCTGTCCAATTATTTGAAGATTTAAACTTGCGCGCGGCATTAATTAAGGAACGTGGTCATCAAGGAATTGCCACTGGGTTATAA
- a CDS encoding FGGY-family carbohydrate kinase, whose translation MVIKELPLGYNIMVKKRIPVIAIFDVGKTNKKLFLFDEHYQIVFERTARFLETVDEDGDPCENIDSLRLSVFDSLHEVFRHTEFEIKAINFASYGASFVYLDQSGKPLTPLYNYLKSYPEPLTNELHASYGGVEQFSIDTASPALGSLNSGLQVFRLAKEKPDIYTQVKYAVHLPQYLSFLVTGQVFSDMTSIGCHTALWDFKQNDYHQWVRDIQLDQKLPPIVAGDEVFPAAFPGSPFKVGIGLHDSSSALIPYLLNFHEPFILISTGTWCISLNPFNQEPLTKQELTQDALFYMNYTGRPIKASRLFAGYEHEQQTQRIAQYFSISKTKFRHLEIDWNLIDEVKQKYDHATLEDFKLVDLAEFRDYEHAYHAFMLCLIQSQVESLSLILEEGNVSKIFVDGGFSNNDIYMNLLAKSYCKIEVYAASMAQATAIGAALVIHDHWNSQSIPSNIINLRYYRC comes from the coding sequence GTGGTCATCAAGGAATTGCCACTGGGTTATAATATAATGGTGAAGAAGAGGATACCTGTGATTGCCATCTTTGATGTCGGCAAGACCAATAAGAAATTGTTTCTATTTGATGAACATTATCAAATTGTTTTTGAACGCACTGCGAGATTTCTTGAAACCGTAGATGAGGATGGTGATCCATGTGAAAATATCGATAGCCTACGGTTATCGGTATTTGATTCGCTCCACGAGGTATTTAGACATACGGAATTCGAAATAAAGGCAATCAATTTTGCCTCATACGGAGCCAGTTTTGTCTATCTTGATCAATCTGGTAAACCTTTAACCCCGTTATATAATTACCTGAAATCGTATCCTGAACCGTTAACAAACGAGCTGCACGCTTCGTATGGAGGGGTGGAGCAATTTTCTATTGACACAGCATCGCCCGCACTGGGGAGTCTAAATTCAGGTTTACAAGTCTTCCGGTTGGCTAAGGAAAAACCTGATATATATACACAGGTTAAATATGCTGTTCACCTTCCACAATACCTGAGTTTTTTGGTGACAGGGCAAGTATTCTCAGATATGACAAGCATTGGTTGCCATACTGCTTTATGGGATTTCAAGCAAAACGATTACCATCAATGGGTTCGGGATATTCAATTGGATCAGAAATTACCACCGATCGTAGCAGGTGATGAGGTGTTTCCAGCTGCATTCCCCGGTAGTCCCTTTAAAGTCGGGATTGGTCTTCATGATAGCTCATCTGCCTTGATCCCTTATCTACTGAACTTTCATGAACCTTTTATCTTAATATCTACTGGCACTTGGTGTATCTCCTTAAATCCATTTAATCAGGAGCCGTTGACGAAGCAAGAATTAACGCAGGATGCGCTGTTCTACATGAATTATACCGGTAGACCGATTAAGGCTTCAAGATTGTTCGCGGGATATGAACACGAGCAGCAAACGCAAAGAATAGCTCAATATTTTTCTATCTCTAAAACGAAATTTAGACACTTGGAAATTGATTGGAACTTAATAGATGAAGTTAAGCAAAAATATGATCATGCGACCCTGGAAGATTTCAAATTAGTGGATCTTGCGGAATTCAGAGATTATGAACATGCTTACCATGCGTTCATGCTTTGTTTGATACAATCGCAAGTAGAAAGCCTGAGTTTAATTTTGGAGGAAGGAAATGTTTCTAAAATCTTTGTAGATGGGGGGTTCAGCAATAACGATATTTATATGAATCTCTTGGCTAAATCATACTGTAAAATTGAAGTCTATGCAGCTTCTATGGCACAGGCAACAGCTATTGGAGCAGCACTTGTCATTCATGACCATTGGAATAGCCAATCTATTCCGAGTAACATCATCAATCTCAGGTATTATCGGTGCTAA
- a CDS encoding LacI family DNA-binding transcriptional regulator, with protein sequence MPFENYTIKDIAKALNLSPSTVSRALRDSYEISTETKKLVIAYAEKINYRVNPIARSLKERKSYSLGIIVSEIANNFFSQVIDGIESIAYDKNYQVVISQTRESADRERLNVEHFYSRSMDGLLMALSSETTDIQYLQNLTEKGFPIVFFDRVPSEIQAHKVTIDNRMGAYQAVDYLQKSGKKRIGHLTSAEHLSITKERLSGYKTGLLAGGLDFDPKLVKYCKYGGLHQDEINQAVAELIEQDIDGIFISGDKLTTGYLLAIKQNQEYLQLNIEVAGFTNSKVVSLFTPEISTVRQPAFEIGKRAAELLIGQIESKHREEAYEHIILGTEFIAK encoded by the coding sequence ATGCCTTTTGAAAATTATACCATTAAAGATATTGCGAAAGCCTTGAACCTTTCTCCATCTACTGTATCTAGAGCATTACGCGACAGCTATGAAATCAGTACGGAGACAAAGAAATTGGTCATTGCATATGCGGAGAAGATAAATTACAGGGTAAATCCTATTGCAAGGAGTTTAAAGGAACGCAAGAGTTATAGTTTAGGCATTATAGTAAGTGAAATAGCAAATAATTTCTTTTCCCAGGTTATTGATGGCATCGAGTCAATTGCTTATGATAAGAACTATCAGGTTGTGATCTCACAGACGAGGGAATCTGCAGATCGGGAAAGGCTAAATGTAGAACATTTTTATTCACGGTCCATGGACGGATTACTGATGGCCTTATCTTCTGAAACTACAGACATCCAATATTTACAAAATTTGACAGAGAAAGGATTCCCTATTGTTTTTTTTGACCGCGTACCATCCGAAATCCAAGCCCACAAAGTAACCATAGATAACAGAATGGGTGCCTATCAGGCTGTAGATTACCTACAAAAATCTGGAAAAAAAAGAATCGGCCATTTAACCAGTGCAGAACATCTTTCGATTACAAAGGAGAGATTATCTGGGTACAAAACTGGTCTTTTAGCAGGTGGTTTGGATTTCGATCCGAAACTTGTAAAATATTGCAAATATGGAGGTCTTCACCAAGACGAAATCAATCAGGCTGTAGCAGAATTGATTGAGCAGGATATAGATGGTATTTTCATATCAGGTGATAAGCTAACCACAGGTTATCTATTAGCTATCAAACAAAATCAAGAATACCTTCAATTAAACATTGAAGTTGCGGGTTTTACAAATTCCAAGGTAGTAAGTCTTTTTACCCCTGAAATATCGACGGTTAGACAACCTGCTTTTGAAATTGGCAAAAGAGCTGCGGAATTATTGATTGGACAGATTGAGTCCAAACATCGTGAAGAGGCTTACGAGCACATTATCCTAGGAACGGAGTTTATTGCAAAATAA
- a CDS encoding NADP-dependent glyceraldehyde-3-phosphate dehydrogenase, whose protein sequence is MELDLQQIFLQEEDIPREFVLTEEIDQREYLSNGELLPWQGEVNDVFSPICIQTKNGLQRKRIGSYPVGTEKESMEALDAAVNAYDNGRGEWPTMSVADRIACVESFTQKMISQKEIVVRLIMWEIGKSISDSEKEFDRTVEYIYATIEALKDLDRDSSRFQIEQGIIAQIRRSPLGVVLCMGPFNYPLNETFTTLIPALIMGNTLLFKPPKHGTLLHYPLLDAFRTSFPKGVVNTIYGRGNKIVPELMKSGKINVLTLIGSSRVADELKKLHPKVNRLRAILGLDAKNAAIITRDADLDLAVSETVLGSLSFNGQRCTAIKIVYVHRSLAQEFLQKLSQKVGQLKYGMPWEKGVFLTPLPEPNKPGYLKECLDDAKEKGAKIINPHGGESLESFFYPAIVYPINSQMKLYREEQFGPVIPVIPFDDLEEPINYLIESSHGQQVSVFSNNESVISSLITPLVNQVSRVNINCQCQRGPDTFPFTGRKDSAEGTLSVFDALRSFSIRSLVATKETDQNKKLLNGIVNENTSNFLSTKFIF, encoded by the coding sequence ATGGAATTAGATTTACAACAAATCTTTCTTCAAGAAGAGGACATTCCTAGAGAATTCGTCCTAACAGAAGAAATTGATCAGCGGGAATACCTCTCCAATGGGGAGTTGTTACCTTGGCAGGGAGAAGTCAATGACGTTTTCTCCCCTATTTGTATTCAAACCAAGAATGGACTTCAAAGGAAAAGGATTGGGAGCTATCCAGTGGGTACAGAAAAAGAATCTATGGAAGCTTTAGATGCCGCTGTAAATGCTTACGATAATGGACGTGGCGAATGGCCAACCATGAGTGTGGCGGATAGGATCGCTTGCGTAGAATCATTTACCCAGAAAATGATATCGCAAAAGGAAATTGTTGTGCGATTGATCATGTGGGAAATTGGCAAATCCATTTCAGATTCCGAAAAGGAATTTGACCGAACTGTGGAATATATTTACGCTACGATTGAGGCATTAAAGGACCTTGATCGCGACTCTTCTCGTTTTCAGATCGAGCAGGGTATTATAGCGCAGATTCGTCGTTCACCTTTAGGCGTGGTATTATGTATGGGTCCATTTAACTATCCGCTGAATGAGACTTTTACGACTTTGATTCCAGCGTTGATCATGGGAAATACCCTTTTATTCAAACCACCTAAACACGGAACTTTATTACATTATCCTCTACTGGATGCATTTAGAACAAGTTTCCCCAAAGGAGTTGTCAATACAATCTACGGAAGGGGAAATAAAATCGTACCTGAGTTGATGAAATCTGGAAAAATCAATGTTTTGACATTAATTGGATCCAGTAGAGTAGCTGATGAACTGAAAAAATTACATCCAAAAGTAAATCGTCTCCGTGCTATCTTGGGGCTGGACGCAAAAAACGCGGCAATCATAACTCGGGATGCGGATCTAGATTTGGCAGTTTCTGAAACTGTCTTGGGTTCATTATCCTTTAATGGACAGCGATGTACTGCAATCAAGATCGTCTATGTGCACAGAAGCCTGGCCCAGGAATTCCTACAGAAACTAAGTCAAAAGGTTGGTCAGTTAAAATACGGGATGCCATGGGAAAAAGGAGTGTTCTTGACTCCCCTGCCAGAGCCAAATAAGCCAGGTTATCTTAAGGAATGCCTCGATGATGCGAAAGAGAAGGGTGCTAAAATTATCAATCCACATGGTGGAGAGTCATTGGAATCCTTCTTCTATCCTGCTATCGTTTATCCTATAAATTCACAAATGAAACTCTATCGGGAGGAACAGTTCGGACCTGTAATCCCTGTCATTCCTTTTGATGATCTGGAAGAACCAATCAACTACCTTATTGAATCTTCACATGGCCAGCAAGTTAGTGTTTTCAGCAACAATGAATCAGTTATATCCTCATTGATAACACCTTTGGTGAACCAAGTAAGTCGTGTAAATATCAATTGCCAGTGTCAAAGAGGACCAGACACCTTTCCATTCACAGGTCGAAAGGATAGTGCCGAAGGAACATTATCTGTTTTTGATGCCCTTCGTTCCTTTTCCATCCGATCTTTAGTAGCTACGAAGGAAACGGATCAAAACAAAAAGCTATTAAATGGCATCGTGAATGAAAACACTTCCAACTTCTTGAGTACAAAGTTTATTTTTTAG
- the uxaC gene encoding glucuronate isomerase, translated as MKKFLDENFLLQSEIAQDLYHNFAKQQPIIDYHNHLIPEQIANNKQFDNITQVWLNGDHYKWRAMRTFGIKEKYITGDATDKEKFLKWAETVPYTMRNPLYHWTHLELQRYFGITDLLTPKTAEKIYEQTAEKLGQPEFSVRGLLKKMNVEVVCTTDDPIDSLNYHKQFASEKESFKMLPAFRPDKAMQAEDVAGMNDYIQSLEKVSNKSIGTYQEYIQALKSRHDYFAENGCSISDHGLEQIYAEDFSDSEISKIFDTLRTGKALSPEDVLKFKSAMLLQFAEWDHEKGWVQQYHLGALRNNNARMLRVNGPDTGWDSIGDFSQARALSKFLNRLDDQDKLAKTILYNLNPADNELIATMIGNFNDGSIKGKIQFGSAWWFLDQKDGMTKQINALSNMGLLSCLVGMLTDSRSFLSFPRHEYFRRLICDIFGQDVVNGELPDDRDLIGGIIKDISYNNAKTYFNF; from the coding sequence ATGAAAAAATTTTTAGACGAAAACTTCTTATTACAGAGCGAAATTGCTCAGGACCTATATCACAACTTTGCTAAGCAACAGCCGATTATTGATTACCATAACCATTTGATCCCAGAACAAATTGCCAATAATAAGCAATTTGATAACATTACACAGGTTTGGTTAAATGGTGATCATTATAAATGGCGAGCAATGCGCACTTTTGGCATCAAGGAAAAATATATAACTGGAGATGCTACAGATAAGGAAAAATTCCTGAAATGGGCTGAAACCGTGCCTTATACCATGCGAAATCCATTGTATCATTGGACTCATCTGGAATTGCAACGCTATTTTGGCATTACGGATCTCTTGACACCCAAAACGGCAGAAAAGATTTACGAACAAACAGCAGAAAAATTAGGACAACCTGAATTCTCTGTTCGCGGTTTACTGAAGAAAATGAATGTAGAGGTCGTATGTACTACAGATGACCCGATCGATTCATTAAATTACCATAAACAATTTGCTTCGGAGAAGGAATCTTTTAAGATGTTACCAGCATTCCGACCTGACAAAGCAATGCAGGCAGAGGATGTCGCTGGTATGAATGATTATATCCAAAGTTTGGAAAAAGTAAGCAACAAATCCATCGGAACGTATCAAGAATATATCCAGGCTTTAAAATCTAGACATGACTATTTCGCTGAAAACGGATGTTCCATATCCGATCATGGTTTGGAACAGATTTATGCCGAAGATTTTTCCGACAGTGAGATCTCGAAAATATTCGACACGTTAAGGACAGGAAAAGCACTTTCGCCGGAGGACGTCTTAAAGTTTAAATCAGCAATGCTCCTTCAATTTGCGGAATGGGACCATGAAAAAGGATGGGTTCAACAATACCATTTGGGTGCCCTCCGGAACAATAATGCACGGATGTTGCGGGTGAATGGTCCTGATACGGGATGGGACTCCATTGGTGATTTTAGCCAGGCTCGTGCGCTATCCAAATTCTTAAATAGGTTGGATGATCAAGATAAATTAGCCAAAACAATTCTATACAATTTAAATCCCGCGGATAATGAATTGATAGCGACTATGATCGGAAATTTCAATGATGGTTCCATAAAGGGAAAGATTCAATTTGGATCGGCATGGTGGTTTTTGGATCAGAAGGATGGCATGACGAAGCAAATTAATGCACTATCCAATATGGGATTGCTGAGTTGCTTGGTCGGAATGTTGACCGATTCAAGAAGTTTTCTCTCTTTTCCGCGTCATGAATACTTTAGACGTTTAATCTGTGATATTTTTGGTCAGGATGTTGTAAATGGTGAGCTTCCCGATGACCGTGATTTGATCGGTGGCATCATCAAAGATATTAGCTACAACAATGCAAAAACATATTTCAATTTTTAA
- a CDS encoding UxaA family hydrolase, producing the protein MGRNVLKIHPKDNVIVALQDLKKGQSIILDGETIYLHEDIPAKHKFFTHAMEFGDEIFMYGVLVGKAQFSIPQGAIMNVDNTKHAVDPYTFKPFNYEWESPDIQKFAGRTFNGYVRSDGQVGTANYWLFIPTVFCENRNLEVIRESLNNELGYGITDKYKAFTHELLSAYTAGEDVSSVSLQDLDFPATTKSRVFKNVDGIKFLLHQGGCGGIRQDATVLGKLLAAYADHPNVAGITVLSLGCQNLQTSELLENIKLRNPQFQKPLYVFEQQQSISEEVLIKEAIQKTFAGLIEINKEERTPVGLDKMVLGVKCGGSDGFSGISANPAVGYASDLVVALGGKVLLAEFPELCGAEQNLIERTIDPKAAQKFMDLMSAYSQSAELAGSGFHMNPSPGNIRDGLITDAIKSMGAAKKGGTSPIVDVLDYTEKATKPGLNLVCTPGNDVEATTGKTASGATLILFTTGLGTPTGNPICPVIKVSTNNALTERMGDIIDINTGPIIEGEKTIQEMGEEILAYCIKAASGEIIPKAVQLNQDDFIPWKRGVSL; encoded by the coding sequence ATGGGAAGAAACGTATTAAAAATTCATCCGAAGGATAATGTCATCGTCGCCCTTCAGGATCTAAAAAAAGGTCAAAGTATTATATTGGACGGCGAGACCATTTATCTGCACGAGGATATTCCTGCCAAGCATAAATTTTTCACACATGCTATGGAATTTGGTGATGAGATTTTCATGTATGGTGTTTTGGTTGGGAAAGCTCAGTTTTCCATTCCTCAAGGAGCTATCATGAATGTGGACAACACCAAACATGCAGTTGATCCATACACCTTTAAACCCTTTAATTACGAATGGGAATCACCTGATATTCAAAAGTTTGCCGGGCGAACATTTAATGGATATGTGCGATCGGATGGACAGGTAGGGACAGCAAATTATTGGTTATTTATTCCAACTGTCTTTTGTGAGAACAGGAACTTGGAAGTGATACGCGAGAGCCTAAATAATGAACTGGGATACGGAATAACCGATAAATACAAAGCATTTACCCACGAATTATTATCGGCTTACACAGCTGGTGAAGATGTTTCATCCGTTTCGTTGCAGGACTTGGACTTTCCCGCCACAACCAAAAGCCGGGTATTCAAGAATGTTGATGGCATAAAATTTTTACTCCACCAAGGAGGATGTGGCGGTATTCGACAAGATGCAACTGTGCTGGGAAAATTACTCGCTGCCTACGCTGATCATCCTAATGTAGCTGGCATTACTGTCTTGAGCTTGGGGTGTCAGAATCTACAAACTTCGGAATTATTAGAAAATATTAAACTTAGAAATCCACAATTCCAAAAGCCCTTATATGTTTTTGAACAGCAACAGTCCATCAGTGAGGAAGTTCTCATCAAGGAAGCAATTCAGAAAACATTTGCTGGACTTATAGAGATCAATAAAGAAGAACGAACACCTGTAGGGTTGGATAAAATGGTTTTAGGTGTTAAATGTGGAGGTAGTGATGGTTTTTCTGGGATTTCTGCGAATCCGGCGGTCGGCTATGCGTCTGACCTCGTGGTGGCATTAGGCGGGAAGGTACTATTAGCGGAATTCCCTGAGCTTTGTGGAGCAGAGCAGAATCTCATTGAAAGAACAATTGATCCAAAAGCCGCGCAAAAATTTATGGACCTTATGTCTGCATATAGCCAATCTGCGGAATTAGCGGGTTCAGGCTTTCACATGAACCCATCTCCGGGTAATATTCGAGATGGTCTAATTACCGACGCCATAAAGAGTATGGGGGCAGCAAAGAAAGGTGGAACCTCCCCTATTGTAGATGTCCTTGATTATACGGAGAAGGCAACAAAGCCAGGTTTAAATTTAGTCTGTACACCAGGTAATGATGTGGAAGCCACCACAGGAAAAACAGCATCTGGAGCAACATTGATCCTATTTACAACAGGATTAGGCACACCTACAGGAAATCCAATCTGTCCAGTAATTAAGGTGAGTACCAATAATGCCCTTACGGAACGTATGGGTGACATTATAGATATCAATACCGGCCCCATCATCGAGGGTGAAAAAACCATTCAGGAAATGGGGGAAGAAATATTAGCGTATTGCATCAAAGCGGCAAGTGGCGAAATTATTCCAAAAGCGGTACAATTAAATCAAGATGACTTTATCCCTTGGAAAAGGGGTGTAAGCTTATAA
- a CDS encoding tagaturonate reductase yields the protein MLVSRENLKNIKSKAVELPAPSTFDLPVRILQFGTGVLLRGLPDYYVDKANKQGIFNGRILVVKSTSSNGTDEFKEQDNIYTLCIKGIEDGEQVVKYTLINAISNVLSASKDWQEILKAAENPDLDIVFSNTTEVGITLSNDSIEENPPSSFPGKLLSFLYHRFHHFDGDEQKGLVILPTELISDNATKLKKIIITLATQNQLSAAFIAWLTSANDFCNTLVDRIVPGKLTTQDKMEVENLLGYQDDLMIMAEPFSLWAIETDSERVKQKLSFAKADENIKLVPSINKFKEIKLRLLNGTHTLSTAIALWSGFETVTEAMNNKHFHQFVDNLMRLEIGPAIVNQHIEKDDTAQFSRRVIDRFSNPFLQHRWESIALNYTSKMSMRVIDLIHNWYAKNHVLPQHIALGFAAYLKFMNSQQQEQGFVQSINGKTITLQDEFAPLLHDYWIQEENVVKNVLSDDNLWGKNLTQYKGFAEAVQNFIQEINANGVLHTIEKLNASWEETY from the coding sequence ATGTTGGTTTCAAGAGAAAATTTAAAAAATATTAAATCCAAAGCTGTGGAGCTTCCTGCCCCATCTACCTTTGATCTTCCAGTTCGTATCCTTCAATTCGGTACTGGTGTGCTACTCCGGGGTTTACCTGATTATTATGTAGATAAGGCCAATAAACAAGGAATATTTAATGGTCGTATTTTGGTTGTAAAATCGACATCATCTAACGGGACCGATGAATTTAAAGAACAAGATAATATTTACACTTTATGTATAAAGGGTATTGAAGATGGCGAACAGGTCGTGAAATACACTTTAATTAATGCAATATCCAACGTATTATCTGCATCAAAGGATTGGCAAGAAATTCTGAAGGCTGCTGAAAATCCAGACCTTGATATAGTTTTTTCCAACACAACGGAAGTTGGCATAACACTAAGTAATGATAGCATAGAGGAAAACCCTCCTAGTTCATTCCCAGGAAAACTATTGAGTTTTCTATATCACAGGTTCCACCATTTTGACGGGGATGAACAAAAAGGACTTGTAATCCTCCCTACAGAATTAATTTCTGACAACGCGACAAAGCTGAAAAAAATCATAATAACCCTTGCAACACAGAATCAATTATCTGCAGCATTCATAGCTTGGTTAACATCTGCCAATGATTTCTGTAATACTTTAGTTGATCGAATTGTGCCTGGCAAATTAACCACTCAAGATAAAATGGAGGTAGAAAATCTTTTGGGATATCAAGATGATTTAATGATAATGGCAGAGCCATTTAGCCTTTGGGCAATCGAGACGGATTCTGAAAGGGTAAAGCAGAAACTTAGCTTTGCCAAAGCAGATGAGAACATCAAGCTGGTCCCTTCAATTAATAAGTTCAAAGAGATTAAGTTGCGCTTACTAAATGGAACGCATACACTCAGCACTGCAATCGCTTTATGGAGTGGATTTGAAACCGTTACGGAAGCAATGAACAACAAACATTTCCATCAATTCGTCGATAATTTAATGCGGTTGGAAATTGGGCCGGCAATTGTGAATCAGCATATCGAAAAAGACGATACTGCTCAATTTTCTAGACGAGTGATCGACCGGTTCAGCAATCCATTTCTACAGCATCGATGGGAAAGTATTGCACTCAATTATACATCAAAAATGAGCATGCGTGTCATTGACCTGATCCATAATTGGTATGCTAAAAATCATGTTCTACCCCAACATATTGCCTTGGGTTTTGCTGCTTATCTAAAGTTTATGAACAGCCAACAACAAGAACAGGGTTTTGTACAATCCATAAATGGCAAAACCATTACACTGCAGGACGAATTTGCACCATTACTTCACGATTATTGGATTCAGGAAGAAAATGTAGTTAAAAATGTACTCAGCGATGATAACCTTTGGGGTAAGAATTTGACCCAATACAAGGGTTTTGCTGAAGCTGTACAAAATTTTATCCAGGAGATAAACGCTAATGGTGTCTTACATACCATCGAAAAACTAAATGCATCATGGGAAGAAACGTATTAA